The DNA region ATACCTATTGGGGATTAATACTTCCCTATATTACCTTTGCTCTTCCTCTTGCCATTTGGAATCTTCAAGCTTTTTTCAAGGATATACCTAAAGAGGTAGATGAATCTGTAAAAATTGATGGAGCATCGCCTTTCATAATATTTTTAAAAATAATAATGCCCCTTGTCACACCTGGAATATTTACTACTTTTATAATGGTTTTTATAACAGCATGGAATGAATTCCTATTTGGACTCATTTTTGCTACAAATGGAGATATGAGAACTGTACCAGTAGGTATAATTATGCTTCAGGGAGAATACAACGTACCTTGGGGTCAGATATCAGCAGCATCTATTATAATAACAGTTCCAGTTATAGTTATGGTATTAATTTTTCAAAGAAGAATTATATCCGGTATTACAAGCGGGGCAGTCAAAAGCTAATTTTTTAGCTGAAAGTGAGTTTTACTCATTAACCAGTGAAAGCTTTTCATCAGGCTCACGAGGTGAAAAAGTGAAAGATTGCCGCGGTGCGCCAAGGTGAAAGATTTAACCAAAAATAAAGTATAAAAAATTGGAGGGTTTATTTATGAAAATAATAATTGGTTCTGACAAATCAGGTTTCACTCTTAAGGAAGCTATAAAGGAGCATTTAAGTTCTATAGGTTACCAGGTTTCAGATGTGGGTACAAAAGACATCAACGAACCACTTCCATATTTTAAAGTTGCTCCTATAGTTGCTAAAGCTATTCAAGATAAAGAATTTGAAAAGGGTATATTAATTTGCGGCACAGGTATGGGAATGTCCATAGTTGCCAATAAGCATAAGGGAGTTTATGCAGCTGTAGTGGAAAGTGTCTATGGAGCTAAGAAATCTCGTGCAATAAATAATGCCAATGTACTTACACTGGGCGGTTGGATAATAGCTCCGGAACTTGGTTTAGATATAGTAGATAGCTTTTTAAATACTGAATTTACAGAGGGACTTGAAGAATGGAGACAGGAATTTTTGAAAAATGCCTATAAAGAAGTTAAGGGAATAGAAGAGAAGCTATAGTTAAGTGTTATTTAATCTTGTATATTAAAGCAATGATTCAGAAAATAAGAATTAATATCGACTTAAGTTCGATAAGTAGTATTTTAAGGATTAACAAGGAGAAATAATTCTGAAGAAAGGAAGTATAATGAGATTGTTAGATACTCATTATGCAATAAGAGATTATGGATTGGTTTTATAAACAGCCTGTAAAGATAATATTTGGAATTGATAAGGTTAAAGATCTATACAACATTCTTAAAGATTTAAATTATAAAAATGGACTTCTAGTGTGTGGTCCCAGCTTTGCTGAAAATGGAGCAGCAGAAAAGATTTTAGACTATTCTAAAGGATTAATAACTAAAATTTTTTCTAATATTGTACCAAACCCTACAGTAGATAATGTAGATAATTGTGCAGATGTTATAAGAAAGAATAACATTGGATTTGTATTAGCTCTTGGAGGAGGAAGTCCTATAGACTGTGCCAAAGCAGCGGCAAGTCTATGTAAAACTGAGGATTCTATAGTGCTTTATCATAATCAGGAAAAGAAGTTTGGAAAAGAACATATTCCACTTATAGCTGTACCAACTACCTCTGGAACGGGAAGTGAGGTTACAGCGGTTTCCGTGCTTACTAATCCTCATATTGGGAGGAAAGCACCTCTTGCCAGTGAAAATTTTTATCCTGAATATGCCATTGTGGATCCCACATTAACTTTAACTGTGCCAAAACAGATAACAGCCTCTACAGGCCTTGATGTGTTATCCCATGCCCTTGAAGGTTTTTGGAGTAAGGATCATCAGCCAATTTGCGATGCTTTGGCACTGCATGCAGCTTCTTTGGTTTTTAAATATTTAGAAAAGGCTTATATAAATGGTGAAGATATAGAAGCAAGAGAAAAGATGAGTGAGGCCAGTTTAATTGCAGGACTTGCTTTTGGCCTTCCAAAGACCACAGGTTCCCATGCCTGTTCTTTTCCACTGACTAATATATACAAACTGCCCCATGGAGAAGCCTGTGCCTTTACCTTAGATTATTTTACCAGGATAAATGCTGAGGCTGAAGATGGCAGAGTGAATGATTTTGCCAAACAATTGGGTTTTAAGGATGCCAATGATATGGCAGACAGAATTAAAGAACTAAAGTTTTCAATGAACATGAAAGTAAGTTTACAGGATGCAGGAATAAGGGATGAAGAGGTTGAGACACTTGCAGAACTTAGTATTCATCCTAATTTATTAAATAATCCGGTGAAAATGGAAAAAAAAGATTTGATTGAGATGTTTAGAAGTTTTAAGTGAAATTTTTGGAGGTTTGTAATATGAATGAGAGTGAAAATAACTTTTTAATAGAAAAAAGTAAACATATAAGAAGACTTACTGTAGATGAAATTGGTACTTTGGGAATTGGACATATTGGTGGTTCTCTATCTATAGTGGATGTGCTGGTTGTTCTATACTATAAACATATGAATATTGATCCAGGTAATCCCAAAAAAGAAGCCAGAGACAGATTTGTGTTATCAAAGGGACATGCAGGTCCAACACTATATTCCATTCTTGCAGATAAAGGCTACTTTCCACTAGAAGAACTTCATACTTTAAATCAGCCTGGGACTAATTTGCCAAGCCATTGTGACATGCTGAGAACTCCTGGTATTGATATGACAACAGGATCTTTAGGTCAGGGCCTATCCTGTGCAGTGGGTATGGCAAAGGCTTCAAAAATAAAGAAAGACAGTGCATATATTTATGCTGTGGTTGGAGATGGAGAGAGTCAGGAAGGGCAGATCTGGGAAGCAGCTATGCTTGCTTCACAATTAAAATTGAACAATTTAATTGCCTTCACTGATTACAATAAATTGCAGATAGACGGTGAGGTAAAGGATATAAATAATCTGGACTCTTTACAGGATAAATGGAAAGCCTTTGGATGGAATGTTATTAATGTAGCTGATGGTCATGATGTAAAAGAAATAGATACTGCTGTTATAGAAGGAAAAAAATCTATGAAAAAACCTACAATGATTATCTTAAATACAATAAAAGGTAAAGGTGTTTCCTTTGTAGAGGACAAAGGGGCAGCTAATCACAATATGCCTTTTGGTGAAGAGGATAAAATAAAAGCGCTTCAGGAGCTAAATTAGGAGGGGAATTTATATGTATGAAGATGTGGAAGTAAGACAGGTACTTGGAAATACTTTGGATAAAATAATGGAGAAGGATGATAGGATAGTAGTATTAGATGCAGATTTAGCCAAAGCTAACGGAACTATTTCGCTGAGAGAAAAGTATCCTGAAAGAGCCTTTGATATTGGTATAGCAGAGCAGAATATGACTTCAGTAGCTGCTGGCATGGCAGCTTACGGAATGATTCCCTTTATAGGTACATTTACTCCTTTTGCCAGCAGGAGAATATGTGATCAGATAACAATATCAGTTTGCTATGCAAATAGAAATGTAAAAATACTTGGAACAGACCCGGGGATTGCAGCAGAACTAAATGGTGGTACACACATGAGTTTTGAGGATATTGGAGTTTTGAGAAGTATTCCCAATATAGTAATTTATGAAGTAGTAGATGCTGTTCAGCTTGAAAAAGCATTACCTAAAATAATTAATTATGAGGGACCTGTATATATAAGAATGTTTAGAAAAGTTGCTCCTGTAGTATTTGATGAAAACTATGAATTTGATCTATTTAAAGCAGATCTAATTAAAGAAGGAGCAGATGTAAGTATCTTTGCCACAGGAATAATGGTGAAGGAAGCTATTGAAGCAGAAAAAATATTAAGACAGGAAAATATAAATGCTGAAGTAATAAATATACACACCATTAAGCCAATAGACAGAGAAGCTGTAATAAAATCTGCACAAAAGACAGGGGCAGTAGTAACCTGTGAAAATCACAATATAATTGGAGGACTTAGAAGTGCCGTAGCGGAGGTATTAATAGAAGAAAATCCTGTACCTGTTAAGACAATAGGAATAAAAGATCATTTTGGAGAGGTTGGCTTTACTCCTTATCTATTAGAAAAGTATGGAATGACAAAAGAACATATAGTTAAGGCGGCAAAAGAAGTTATAAGTAAAAAATCTGGTTGTATGGTCTAAAACATCCATACTGTTAATCTGAGGCTTTGAGTTGGAATATTACATCAAGCAATAAGACGTATTAATCTCAAAGTAAGTTTTCATTTTCATTAGAATTGAAAAAACTTATTTAAAGTTTTGTATTATGACCATACAAAATCAGCTATGTCAAGGGGCTTAATGCCTTGAACATTAGATATTTACAACGGGAGATGTTTACGTATGAATATAAAAATAGCATTTTTCTCACTTGCTCGTACTACCTTTTTTATGCCCAGTGCTGAGGAGAATTTTAAAAAATCCTGTGATATGTTGAAGGGAATCTTCAATAATATAAGTATACCAGAAGAGCTGCTTACTTCTCCAGAAATGCTGAGCGAATTCGCAGATACTCTGCCGCAGCAGGATTTAATTATCTATCAATGCAGTACCTTTGTAGGGGGGGAGTTTGTTACTGAACTAACTCGACGTTTTAATTGTCCTATAGTTGTTTGGGCTGTAAGGGAGCCTTCTATTGATGGAGGACGCTTAAAGCTTAACTCTTTAACGGGAGCATTTTCTGCTGGTAACAGCATACGTATGCAGGGGCATCAGCATGAATTTGTTTTTGGAAATCCAGAGGAAGAGACTGTTATTACGAAATTGCGTAAAATTGGCAGTGCAGTGGAAA from Clostridium pasteurianum BC1 includes:
- a CDS encoding carbohydrate ABC transporter permease, with the protein product MNTKIRNKIFFTILVALVIIVLLFPVYWQFIISIRSSAQLNSSDMSLLPNGIHLENYIYIFTQTKFLNYMLNSFIVSMATTVISLVIGLFCSYAVARLNIKGKNFILAFVLSVSIFPGIALVSPLFVMFKKISLLNTYWGLILPYITFALPLAIWNLQAFFKDIPKEVDESVKIDGASPFIIFLKIIMPLVTPGIFTTFIMVFITAWNEFLFGLIFATNGDMRTVPVGIIMLQGEYNVPWGQISAASIIITVPVIVMVLIFQRRIISGITSGAVKS
- a CDS encoding RpiB/LacA/LacB family sugar-phosphate isomerase, with the protein product MKIIIGSDKSGFTLKEAIKEHLSSIGYQVSDVGTKDINEPLPYFKVAPIVAKAIQDKEFEKGILICGTGMGMSIVANKHKGVYAAVVESVYGAKKSRAINNANVLTLGGWIIAPELGLDIVDSFLNTEFTEGLEEWRQEFLKNAYKEVKGIEEKL
- a CDS encoding iron-containing alcohol dehydrogenase family protein, whose translation is MDWFYKQPVKIIFGIDKVKDLYNILKDLNYKNGLLVCGPSFAENGAAEKILDYSKGLITKIFSNIVPNPTVDNVDNCADVIRKNNIGFVLALGGGSPIDCAKAAASLCKTEDSIVLYHNQEKKFGKEHIPLIAVPTTSGTGSEVTAVSVLTNPHIGRKAPLASENFYPEYAIVDPTLTLTVPKQITASTGLDVLSHALEGFWSKDHQPICDALALHAASLVFKYLEKAYINGEDIEAREKMSEASLIAGLAFGLPKTTGSHACSFPLTNIYKLPHGEACAFTLDYFTRINAEAEDGRVNDFAKQLGFKDANDMADRIKELKFSMNMKVSLQDAGIRDEEVETLAELSIHPNLLNNPVKMEKKDLIEMFRSFK
- a CDS encoding transketolase, translating into MNESENNFLIEKSKHIRRLTVDEIGTLGIGHIGGSLSIVDVLVVLYYKHMNIDPGNPKKEARDRFVLSKGHAGPTLYSILADKGYFPLEELHTLNQPGTNLPSHCDMLRTPGIDMTTGSLGQGLSCAVGMAKASKIKKDSAYIYAVVGDGESQEGQIWEAAMLASQLKLNNLIAFTDYNKLQIDGEVKDINNLDSLQDKWKAFGWNVINVADGHDVKEIDTAVIEGKKSMKKPTMIILNTIKGKGVSFVEDKGAANHNMPFGEEDKIKALQELN
- a CDS encoding transketolase family protein translates to MYEDVEVRQVLGNTLDKIMEKDDRIVVLDADLAKANGTISLREKYPERAFDIGIAEQNMTSVAAGMAAYGMIPFIGTFTPFASRRICDQITISVCYANRNVKILGTDPGIAAELNGGTHMSFEDIGVLRSIPNIVIYEVVDAVQLEKALPKIINYEGPVYIRMFRKVAPVVFDENYEFDLFKADLIKEGADVSIFATGIMVKEAIEAEKILRQENINAEVINIHTIKPIDREAVIKSAQKTGAVVTCENHNIIGGLRSAVAEVLIEENPVPVKTIGIKDHFGEVGFTPYLLEKYGMTKEHIVKAAKEVISKKSGCMV